The Haemorhous mexicanus isolate bHaeMex1 chromosome 34, bHaeMex1.pri, whole genome shotgun sequence genome includes the window gacacggctctggggacaccccagggtcCTCCTGGGACACCCCGGGCTCCTCCCGGGCTCCTCCCAGTTCCCAGTCCCCCACCCCCcactcccagggctgcccctcccGCCCGTTTTGTCCCAActcctgctggctccaggcaggaattccgctcctgctctgctcttccatgGGCCTTGGATcccccccctgcccagctcggagcagcagcaggaggaggaatcCCAGGAGTCCCCAGCTGTACCTGGTTTGGGATCGCTCTCTTCTTGTTGGTCTGCGTGTTCCGCTGCTGGGCgctgggaaaagggggaaaaacgggaatgtcaggtggggaggagggaggggagcgaGGGCCACGCGCCCGGAACGCCGCGGGATCCGAAGGGTGGAATTCCAGAGCCCCTTCCCAAGGTTTCTCCCGAGGTTTGCCCAGgacagagagcacagagaggggACGGGACACCGGGATCTCCTCCTCGGGGCGGGCATTCCCAGGACTCCAGGGGGAGGAGCGGCCGCAGATTCCCGGGGGAATTCCGAGCACCAGGAGCTTCCAGAAACACCCAATTCCCCCTggatcaggatcaggactgGGATCGAGCATTACCTGCACCAGAGGGAAAAGCTACCTGTCTCTCCTGAGCACCGAGGGGGCGGAACCGTTAGTCAGGAGCGGGAACAAAATCCGGGAAATCCGTCAGAATCCCACCgggacagcagcagggggggaggggggacacCCCCACCCCAGcgctgggggctggggggctgggggggctggggaagccctccctgcctgccccgaCCCCGACAGCTCCTCCCGGATCCCCagacagggctgagctgggggagctCCAGCTGAACTGGCAGGAGAAGCTCTGGGATCCCAGttggactgggagggggaaCAACCCAGCTCCCAAATGCAGAGGAGAAGCTCTCTGGCCCCAAACCTGAGGGAAAAGATCCCTGGCTCCCAATCCCAAGGGTGGACTGGGAGGAGAAGCTCCAGGATCCCAAACCCATAGGAAAAGCTCCCTGTTTCCCAATTCCAAAGCTGAACTGGGAGAAGCTCCAGGATCCCAGTTCCAAGGGTGGACTGGGAGGAGAAGCTCCAGGATCCCAAACCCAAGGAGAAGCTCCAGGATCCCAGTTCCAAGGCTGGACTGGGAGGAGAAGCTCCAGGATCCCACATGCAAGGCTGGACTGGGAGAAGCTCCAGGATCCCAGTTCCAAGGCTGGACTGGGAGAAGGAGCTCCAGGATCCCAGAGCCAAGGAGAAACTCCAGGATCCCAGAGccaaggaggagctccaggatcCCAGAGCCAAGGAGAAGCTCCAGGATCCCAGAGccaaggaggagctccaggatcCCAGAGccaaggaggagctccaggatcCCAGAGccaaggaggagctccaggatcCCACATccaaggaggagctccaggatcCCACACccaaggaggagctccaggatcCCACATGCAAGGCTGGACTGGGAGAAGCTCCAGGATCCCAGTTCCAAGGCTGGACTGGGAGAAGGAGCTCCAGGATCCCAGTTCCAAGGCTGGACTGGGAGAAGGAGCTCCAGGATCCCACAGccaaggaggagctccaggatcCCACACccaaggaggagctccaggatcCCACACccaaggaggagctccaggatcCCAAACccaaggaggagctccaggatcCCAGAGCCAAGGAGGAgctcccagttcccagccccagggggagcctgcccagctcccagcccccccagaccccgggGAAGGCCCCGGgatgccctggggagggggagctgccCCGGTACCCACCCGGTGGCCACGTGCTGCTCAGTGaaacagctggggcaggagaggagcaggagagtccagagacagagagaggtGATGGATCCAAGGGGagacagcagagagcaggaggagagcagggagtgTGACcggagaggaaagagagaaaaaagggggaagagagaaaaaaaaaccaggaggaggaggagtgtgGGAATTgaaggggcaggggggagggtGGGCTCCAGGCACCCTGAGCTGGAGTCTGGGAGCTTCCCGgaggtttggggctggaaaacACCAGGAAGAGTCACGGGAAGGTGGCAGGGgagccctgcccctggcaggggagAGGAcgagcagggacagagaggacagGGGGCAAtgcctgctctgggacagctccAAGAGCCTGAACCATCGGGATTCACCCGAACTCCTGAGGCTGGAGCTCTTCCCAGCCCAAACCTGAGGGAATCGGGTGCCAGAGGCTCTGCTGGGATGTGGGAGACTCCAGTGTCCCCCAGGAGGTCGGGAATGTGGGAAGGGCCCCCCGGGAAAGGACTCACTTGGCGAAGCCGATGAAATCCTCGTGGTTGGTGTTGATGTAGGAGAGCTCGATGTCGATGAGCAGCAGGATCTGGGGGAAGCAGCAGTCAGGGAAGGtgggaattcctgctctgggggtgctggggaggggctgggggctgacctGGTCCTTGGTTTTGCCCTCCCGCTCCCGGATGTGGGTGGTGACGATGCGCTCGGTCTCCTCCCGCAGCCGGGGGTAGGAGCCCagctggaaaagagggagaagggcCGGGAAGAACCgctgggatggggccaggcagCGCGGGGGGAGCAGCCCCACTCCCCACCCAACCCCACCAGACCCCAGcaaaccccaataaatcccacCCGACCCCACCAGACCCCAGCAAACCCCCATAAATCCCACCCAACCCCACCAGACCCCAGCAAACCCGacccaaccccaccaaaccccaccAGACCCCAGCAAACCCCCATAAATCCCACCAGACCCCACCAGACCCCAGCAAAACCCAATAAATCCCACCAGACCCCACCAGACCCCAGCAAAACCCAATAAATCCCACCCAACCCCACCAGACCCCAGcaaaccccaataaatcccacCCAACCCCACCAGACCCCAGcaaaccccaataaatcccacCCAACCCCACCAGACCCCAGcaaaccccaataaatcccacCAGACCCCACCAGACCCCAGCAAAACCCAATAAATCCCACCAGACCCCACCAGACCCCAGCAAAACCCAATAAATCCCacccaaccccaccaaaccccatcaaatcccaccaaaccccacccagcccctggaCTGGTCAGGGGCTGACCAGTCCCTCactggtgtccctgggctgaCCAGTACCTTactggtgtccctgggctgaCCAGTATGTCACTGTCCCTGGCCTGACCAGTCCCTCactggtgtccctgggctgaCCAGTCCCTTACTGGTGTCACTGGCCTGACCAGTCCCTCactggtgtccctgggctgaCCAGTCCCTTACTGGTGTCACTGGCCTGACCAGTATGTCACTGTCCCTGGCCTGACCAGTCCCTCACTGGAGTCCCTGGGCTGACCAGTCCCTCACTGGTGTCCCTGGCCTGACCAGTCCCTCACTGGAGTCCCTGGGCTGACCAGTCCCTCACTGGAGTCCCTGGGCTGACCAGTATGTCACTGTCCCTGGCCTGACCAGTCCCTCactggtgtccctgggctgaCCAGTCCCTCactggtgtccctgggctgaCCAGTACCTTactggtgtccctgggctgaCCAGTCCCCCACTGGTGTCCCTGGCCTGACCAGTCCCCCactggtgtccctgggctgaCCAGTCCCTCACTGGTGTCCCTGGCCTGACCAgtatgtccctgtccctgggctgaCCAGTCCCCCTGGTGTCACTGGGCTGACCAGTATGTCACTGTCCCTGGCCTGACCAGTCCCCCTGGTGTCACTGGGCTGACCAGTACCTTactggtgtccctgggctgaCCAGTCCCTTACTGGTGTCACTGGCCTGACCAGTATGTCACTGTCCCTGGCCTGACCAGTCCCTCactggtgtccctgggctgaccagtccccctggtgtccctgggctgaccagtatgtccctgtccctgggctgaCCAGTCCCCCACTGGTGTCCCTGGCCTGACCAGTCCCCCactggtgtccctgggctgaCCAGTCCCTCactggtgtccctgggctgaccagtatgtccctgtccctgggctgaCCAATCCCCCTGGTGTCACTGGGCTGACCAGTATGTCACTGTCCCTGGCCTGACCAGTCCCCCTGGTGTCACTGGGCTGACCAGTACCTTACTGGTGCACTGGCGCACGGTGTTGATGAGCTCCTGGATCACCAGATCCACACATTTCAGGCACGGCTCCTTCAGCTTCACCACCTGCTTCTTGACGATGGCCTCGAAGGCCAGGTCTGGAGTGAACAGCCCCGTCCTGGAgcccagggagagggaaaagcgGGCTCAGAGCGGGACTGGGACGGGACTGGGACGGGACTGGGACAGTGCCCCACCCCCGGGGGGGATCCCTGATCCCAGAGAGCGATCCCGGCTTTGGGAGAGGCAggtcctgctcccagggagcaaTTCTGCTCCTGGAGGCCAATTTCCTCCTCAGCAGAGAAAAGCCCCAGGGACCCTGGCTGGGGATCGTGCCAGGGAGGGATCCGTGGGGGATACTTGCCTCACCCCGTGGATGTTCTTGATGGCGTAGCTGATCTCCCGCCTCAAATCCTTCTCGTCGAATTCCATCTGCCGGGAAAGGCAGCGGGAatgagggactgggaatgagggactgggaatgagggactgggaatgaggGATTGGGAatgagggactgggaatgaggGATTGGGAATCGGGGACTGGGAatgagggactgggaatgagggactgggaatgagggactgggaatgagggactgggaatgagggactgggaatgaggGAGCGGGAATGAGGGAGCGGGAATGAGGGACTGGGAATCAGGGATTGGGAatgagggactgggaatgagggactgggaatgaggGACTGGGAATCAGGAACTGGGGATCAGGGACTGGGAATCAGGAACTGTAgatcagggactgggaatgagggactgggaatcagggactgggaatgagggactgggaatgagggactgggaatcagggactgggaatgagggatggggaatgagggactgggaatgagggactgggaatgagggactgggaatgagggactgggaatgagggactgggaatgaggGATTGGGAatgagggactgggaatgagggactgggaatgagggactgggaatgagggactgggaatgagggactgggaatgagggactgggaatcagggactgggaatgaggGATTGGGAATCAGGGACTGGGAATCAGGGACTGGGaatcagggactgggaatgagggactgggaatgagggactgggaatcagggactgggaatcagggactgggaatcagggactgggaatgaggaactgggaatgagggactgggaatgaggGACTGGGAATCAGGGATTGGGAATCAGGGACTGGGAATCAGGGACTGGGaatcagggactgggaatgagggactgggaatcagggactgggaatgagaGACTGGGaatcagggactgggaatgagaGACTGGGAATCAGGGACTGGGaatcagggactgggaatgagggactgggaatgagggactgggaatgagggactgggaatgaggAACTGGGAATGAGGAACTGGGaatcagggactgggaatgaggAACTGGGAATCAGGGACTGGGAATCAGGGACTGGGAATCAGGGACTGGGaatcagggactgggaatgaggAACTGGGAATCAGAAACTGGGAATCAGGGACTGGGAATCAGGGACTGGGAATCAGAGATGGGGAATCAGGAATGGGGAATGAGGAGCTGGGAATCAGGGATGGGGAATCAGAAACTGGGAATCAGGGATGGGGAATCAGGGATTGGGAGTGAGGAACTGGGAATCAGGGATTTGGAATGAGAAACTGGGAATCAGGAATCAGGATCCAGGAATCAATGAGGAATCAGAAATCAGGAATCAGGAATCAATCAGGAAGGGGGAATCAATCAGGAATCAAGAACCAGAAATAAATCAGGAATCAAAAATCAATCAGGAATCAACCAGGAATCAGGAACCAGAAATCAATCAGGAATCAAAAATCAGGAACCAGGAACAAGGAACCAGAAATCAGGAACCAGGAATCAAGACTCAATCAGGATTCAATCGGGAATCAATCAGGAATCAGAAATCAGGAATCAATCAGGACTCAAATCAGGAATCAATCAGGACTCAGGAATCAATCAGGACTCAGGACTCAATCAGGACTCAGGACTCAATCAGGAATCAATCAGGAATCAATCAGGACTCAGGAATCAATCAGGAATCAATCAGGAATCAATCAGGACTCAGGAATCAATCAGGACTCAGGAATCAATCAGGAATCAATCAGGACTCAGGAATCAATCAGGAATCAATCAGGACTCAATCAGGACTCAGGAATCAATCAGGAATCAATCAGGACTCAGGAATCAATCAGGACTCAGGAATCAATCAGGAATCAATCAGGACTCAGGAATCAATCAGGAATCAATCAGGACTCAATCAGGACTCAGGAATCAATCAGGACTCAGGAATCAATCAGGAATCAATCAGGACTCAGGAATCAATCAGGAATCAGGAATCAATCAGGAATCAATCAGGACTCAGGAATCAATCAGGAATCAATCAGGAATCAATCAGGACTCAGGAATCAATCAGGAATCAATCAGGACTCAATCAGGACTCAGGAATCAATCAGGAATCAATCAGGACTCAGGAATCAATCAGGAATCAATCAGGACTCAGGAATCAATCAGGAATCAATCAGGACTCAGGAATCAATCAGGACTCAGGAATCAATCAGGAATCAATCAGGACTCAGGAATCAATCAGAGCACCCACTCCAGAGTGACCCATCCCAGGATGGACCGTCCCTGCAGCCTcaccaggcaggggctgctcctgttcACCTGCCCCAAACTTTGGGATTTTGGTGGGATCgtgggatggtttgggctggaagagccTCCAGGGAGAGGGAGCCCCCAGTCCTCACCTTCACCAGCTCAAAGGGGAATCTCTCGTGGAAAATCCGGTTGATCCTGGCGCCCCCGGAGAGCTCCAGAGTGTCCACCTGGTCCCCCGAGCCCTCAATCCTCTTCTCAAAGTCCACCCCGAACTGCTGCACCATCCTGGGGCAGGAAAACCGGGAATGAGGCAGCCAAACTTCCCCGAATTCCTCCAGCCGGGGTGGGAGAAGCGcaaatcccctttttcctgcGGTGTGGGAGGGACAGAGCCcgcgcccccagcccccagggatgctccaggagagctttccccatccctccccctgcagggacagcaatTCCAGCTCCTCCCCGAGCCCAgggggagcattcccagctgggaagggcCAAACCCTGCCGGGACTGGGAGAGGAAcccactgcagcagggcttTGGTTTTCCTGGCGGGGTCGTCGGGACGGAAGTTCTTGTactcctccacctccttctccagggagagcagctggctctgcagcttGCTCCGCAGCGAGGGCAGCGTCTCCCGGATGTGGTTGGTCAGttgctgccagggatgggggaaaCTCAGCCGGGAGCACGGGACATTCCGCTTTTCCAGGCGGGAATGGGCAGGAAGGGGCCGTCCCACCCggaaaattccccttttccaggtgggaatgggcAGGAAGGGGCCGTCCCACCCggaaaattccccttttccaggtgggaatgggcAGGAAGGGGCTGTCCCACCCggaaaattccccttttccaggtgggaatgggcaggaaggggctgtcccaccccagaaaattccccttttccaggtgggaaggggctgtcccATGCCGAAAATTCCTGTCCCACCTGATTATTCCCcttttccaggtgggaatgAGCAGGAAGGGGCTGTCACACCGGgagaattccccttttccagGTGGGAAGGTGCTGTCCCACCTGGACCACTCCCCTTTTccaggtgggaaggggctgtcccACCCTGAATATTCCCCTTTTCAGATGGGAAGGGTCTGTCCCACCCGGACCACTCCCCTTTTccaggtgggaaggggctgtcccACCCTGAATATTCCCCTTTTCCAGGGGCAAAGGGTCTGTCCCACCCGGACCACtcccctgttcctggcaggaagGGCCAGCAGGGTCTGTCCCACCCGGaccattccctgctcccctcaggaAGGCCAGCAGGGTCTGTCCCACCCGGACCAttcccctgctcccctcaggAGGGCCAGCAGGGTCTGTCCCACCCGGACCATCCCCCTGTTCCAGATGGGAAGGGTCTGTCCCACCCGGACCAttcccctgctcccctcaggAGGGCCAGCAGGGTCTGTCCCACCCAGACCATTCCCCTGTTCCCCCTCAGGAGGGCCAGCAGCGCCGTCCCACCTGGTTGAGCACCCTCTGCAGGTGCGGCGTGCCCATGCGCTCGGCCATGTGCCGGTAGGCCGGGTGGGACAGGAAGAACTTGCGCTCGGCCGCCAGCGCGGCGCGGATGTCCTTCTTGCCATCGATGTCCTTCTGGCTGCGGTTCACCACCCCGATGTAGCCTGGCAcggaggggacactgagggaccCGGCCCGGGAACGGCACCCACAGGGCacggggggcactggggacacagggggacacgagggacacagggggacacagggcaggggacactgAAGGACCCGGCCCGGGAATGGCACCCACAGGGCacggggggcactggggacatggggggacatgagggacacagggcagaggacactggggacacacaaaGTGACCTGAGGGGACACACAGAGTgagctgaggggacacaggggacaggggataGAGTGACCTGAGGTGACACACAGAGCgagctgaggggacacaggggacacacagagcaagctgaggggacacagagcaagctgaggggacacagagcaagctgaggggacacagagcaagctgaggggacacagagtgagatgaggggacacgggggacacacagagcaagctgaggggacacagatcgagctgaggggacacagagtgacctgaggggacacagagtgacctgaggggacacagagtgagctgaggggacacaggggacacacagagcaagctgaggggacacagagcgagatgaggggacacagagcgagatgaggggacacagagtgagatgaggggacacgggggacacacagagcaagctgaggggacacagatcgagctgaggggacacagagtgacctgaggggacacagagtgacctgaggggacacagagtgagctgaggggacacaggggacacacagagcaagctgaggggacacagagcgagatgaggggacacagagtgacctgaggggacacagagtgacctgaggggacacgggggacacgcagggccccgggcccggccctaCCTCTCCGCAGGGGCAGCAGTTTGTTCTCCAGCACGTCGCGGGCGTCGGTGCCTTCGTCCATCAGGTCCAGCTTGGTGATGACCCCGATGGTCCTGAGGCCTGCGGGGCCAAGGGGTGACCCCAATGAATCCCAGCCAAGCACAACTTGGGGGACCCACGGAACAGAGAGGagggggcaggagaggaggaggaggaggaggaggaggaggaggaagaggatgaggagaaggaggaggaagaggatgagagcaggaggaagaagaggatgaGAGAAGAAGGACAAAGAGGATGAGAGGAGGAGGACAAAGAtgatgaggagaaggaggacgaagaggatgaggagaaggaggaagaagacgatgaggagaaggaggacaAAGAGGATGAGAGAAGGAGGACGAAGAGGatgagagaaggagaaagaagaggatgagagaaggagaaagaaggggaTGAGAGTAGGAAGACGAAGAGGATGAGAGCAGGAGGACAAAGAcaatgaggaggaagaagaagaggatgaggagaaggaggatgaagaggatgagagcaggtgaaagaaaaagatgaaagaagaaGGACAAAGAGGATGAGAGCAGGAGGACAAAGaggatgaggagaaggaggacGAAGAGGACGAGGATAAGGAGGACAAAGAGGATGACGAGAAGGAAGACAaagaggacaagaagaaggaggaagaagaggatgaggagaaggaggacaAAGAGGATGACGAGAAGGAGGACAAAGAGAAGGAgagcaagaagaagaagagggtGAAAGAAGGACAAAGAAGATGAgagcaagaggaagaagaggaggaggagaaggaggacaAAGAGGacgaggagaaggaggaagaggaggacgAGGGAGCGACCCCCGTCCCCTTACCCTGCGGATCCACCTCCTTGGCCATCTTGAGCGCGTCCGAGTTGGCCAGGTCCATGTTGGCCGGCGTGACGGCCAGGATgaggctgctctccctgctgatgAACTGCAGGATCATGTCCCGGATCTGGAACTCGATGTCCTGCGGCTGATCCCCCACCGGCACCTTGGTGATCCCCGGCAGGTCGATCAGGGTCAGGTTCAGCACTGGGGGGACACGGACGGGCTGAAGGGGGGATCCCGGCGGGATTCCCCATGGATTCGCTCCCGCAGGGCCCCAGAACCCCCCGGGTTTCCCGGATTTCCCCTCACCGTGCGGGGAGTACACGCGCAGGTTGATGGGCACGGGGGAGATGCCCTTGTTGGTGCCCGTCACCCGGTCGGTCTCCGCCTCGATCTCCTGCCGGACCTCGTCGAAATCCGTGAACTTCTTGGACTTGCAGTGCAGGAACTCGGCATATTCTGGAAGGGATTGGGAACGTGAAAAACTGGGAatgtttggggggggggggatggagcagggcaggggggtctgcagggatgtgtggggaatgtggggaaggggctgcagggcacccaggaggggctgcaggaccccgaggaggggctgcaggacccccaggaggggctgcagggcacccaggaggggctgcagggcacccaggaggggctgcaggaccccgaggaagggctgcaggacatggggaaggggctgcaggacacccaggaggggctgcaggacatggggaaggggctgcaggacacccaggaggggctgcaggacccccaggaggggctgcagggcacccaggaggggctgcaggaccccgaggaggggctgcagggcacccaggaggggctgcagggcatggggaggggctgcaggacacggggaggggctgcaggacacccaggaggggctgcaggacatggggaaggggctgcaggaccccaaggaggggctgcaggacacggggaaggggctgcaggacccccaggaACTCCTCTGGATCCCAGTCTGCCCCAAAAAAGGGAtttcagcagctgtggggccatgctgtggctgctgggatggtgcaacttccttcctccttccctcaggGTGGGCAGAGCGGAAACCTCggcgctgccagggctggaatcATCCCAGACAGCTCAGCCCTCAGCCCAGAGCCCTCATCAACCCTCCCACCGCCCCACGACCTCTTCCCAACcctcctcagctcccaggagccaCTGAGGGCCCCAGGAGGtcactgggagctctgggattcacccaaatccagggattttgggcaggagAAGAGCCTGGCCACTCGAGGTGAAGGGGATCGAGGAATTCTCCCCGGATATCGGGATGGCTGATGGTAACCAAGGAAACCTGGCTGGGAAAGCAAGTCCCCCCCGTGGCCAGCTCAGCCTTCCCCGGCATTCCCAGGCGTTCCCAGAGCTCTCCCCCGCGTTCCTCCCCGATAAGAGGGGGATCTGGGAGCGCGGGGGCAGCGGCTGGAGCCGCGGGTGCCCCGTGGGAGCGCTGCCGCGCGCACAGCCCGGGGCTCCCAGGGAGCTCCTTCCCCGGTTCCCAGCCCCGTACCCGTCTTGGAGAAGATGAGCTGCAGGATGAGAGGCCGGCGAGTGACGATCCCAGAGCCACGGGGAAGGAaatccctgccagggaggaaagGATGGGCCAATGAGTGAATGAATCCTGGTGGGAccaagccctgctctcctgggggagAACAGGacgctgctggcagggcaggtccccgaggaaagcaggaaattcccacagaattccttctggcctcagtgcccagagctTGTTTTGGGGGAATCCTGCCTGGAAAAGGTGGTGCTGCAAGGGCCAgtctgggctggggctgtcaccACCTCCTTCCCGAGCAGGGGCAGCGGGAACGGGACAGGGAAGtgcctgctgggaatgggagtgATAAAACTGCCTGGGAGCGGCTCTGACGGGAACGGGACGGCACGGCCGTGCCAACACCACCACCCTGACGGTGTCACCCCGACGGTGTCACCCCGACACAGCCCGAGCCCTGTCCCGGGGCCGGGGTGACAGCCCAGAAATGCACTTCCTGCCCGACCGGGAGGACAGGTCCGGCGGGACAGccccgggacagccccgggacagccccgggacagccccgggagGGGAAAGGTGCAGTGCAGCTCGGGGAGGCCGGGCTGGGCCCAGAGGGAACGGCGATCTTCCCACAGAGGGGGTCCaacagctctggctctgccgCTCCCTCCTtgtcccagccctgatcccGGGGGAATCCAGGTGAtcttctgctcccagccccgaTCCCGGGGGAATCCAGGTCATCTCCTGTTCCCAACTCTGATCCCGGGGGAATCCAGGTCATCTCCTGTTCCCAACTCTGATCCTGGGGGAATCCAGGTCATCTCCTTGTCCCAGCCCCCATCCCGGGGGAATCCAGGTGatctcctgctcccagccccgatcccaggGGAATCCAGGTCATCTCCTTGTCCCAGGCCTGATCCCTGGGGAATCCAGGTGATCTCCTTGTCCCAGCCCCCATCCCGGGGGAATCCAGGTGatctcctgctcccagcccccatCCCGGGGGAATCCAGGTCATCTCCTTGTCCCAGGCCTGATCCCTGGGGAACCCAGGTGATCTCCTGTTCCCAACTCTGATCCTGGGGGAATCCAGGTGATCTCCTTGTCCCAGGCCTGATCCCTGGGGAACCCAGGTGATCTCCTGCTCCCAACTCTGATCCTGGGGGAATCCAGGTGATCTCCTTGTCCCAGCTCTGATCCTGGGGGAATCCAGGTgatccccagctcccagccccaaattaAGGTGATGTCCTTGTCCCTGATCCTGGGGCAATACAGGTGACCTCCTTGTCTCAGCCCCAATTATAGGGGAATCCAAGTGATCTCCAGCTCTCAGCCCTGATCCCGGGGGAATCCAGGTGATCTCCTTGTCCCAGCCCCCGTCCCAGGGGAATCCAGGTGATCCCCAGCCCCCATCCTCGGGGAATCCAGGTGATCCCCTTGTCCCAGCCCCCATCCCAGGGGAATCCAGGTGatccccagctcccatcccCGGGGAATCCAGGTGACCCCCTTGTCCCAGCCCCGGGGAATCCAGGTGATCCCCAGCCCCCATCCCGGGGGAATCCAGGTGACCcccttgtccctgccccccCGGGATTCCCGGCTGCCCCAGCTGGAGTcacagaggcagaggagaaggaaggacgAGGCCAGGTGGCAGGTGCCACCCAGctccgtgtccccgtgtccccgtgtccggCTGGGCAGGATCCGAGCCCTGCCGTGACGTGCAGAGGAGCCCCGGGACGTCACTGCCCGGATCCTGCCGCCTCCcacctgggctcaggtgtgACCGCGGCcagcagagggacacagggacacagggacacagggacaaaGGTCTCGGGGTGGAGGAGTGCGGTGGGAACTTCCCAAAGCCGAGAAAATCCCTGGG containing:
- the DNM2 gene encoding dynamin-2 isoform X2; the encoded protein is MGNRGMEELIPLVNKLQDAFSSIGQSCHLDLPQIAVVGGQSAGKSSVLENFVGRDFLPRGSGIVTRRPLILQLIFSKTEYAEFLHCKSKKFTDFDEVRQEIEAETDRVTGTNKGISPVPINLRVYSPHVLNLTLIDLPGITKVPVGDQPQDIEFQIRDMILQFISRESSLILAVTPANMDLANSDALKMAKEVDPQGLRTIGVITKLDLMDEGTDARDVLENKLLPLRRGYIGVVNRSQKDIDGKKDIRAALAAERKFFLSHPAYRHMAERMGTPHLQRVLNQQLTNHIRETLPSLRSKLQSQLLSLEKEVEEYKNFRPDDPARKTKALLQMVQQFGVDFEKRIEGSGDQVDTLELSGGARINRIFHERFPFELVKMEFDEKDLRREISYAIKNIHGVRTGLFTPDLAFEAIVKKQVVKLKEPCLKCVDLVIQELINTVRQCTSKLGSYPRLREETERIVTTHIREREGKTKDQILLLIDIELSYINTNHEDFIGFANAQQRNTQTNKKRAIPNQVIRRGWLTINNISIMKGGSKEYWFVLTAESLSWYKDEEEKEKKYMLPLDNLKIRDVEKGFMSTKHIFAIFNTEQRNVYKDLRQIELACDSQEDVDSWKASFLRAGVYPEKDQVSSRASFLRAGVYPEKDQVSSRASFLRAGVYPEKDQTESEDGAQENTFSMDPQLERQVETIRNLVDSYVGIINKSIRDLMPKTIMHLMINNTKDFIHSELLAFLYSSSDQGSLMEESAEQAQRRDEMLRMYHALKEALAIIGDISTSTVSTPVPPPVDDTWLQPSAGHSPPPQRRPPSALLPPGRPPSLRAPAPGPPLLPLPGGAPPGPAPPAFAAPPIPSRLGPFAAASDPFTAPPQIPARPARIPPGIPPGVPRRPPAAPSRPTIIRPAEPSLLD
- the DNM2 gene encoding dynamin-2 isoform X1, translated to MGNRGMEELIPLVNKLQDAFSSIGQSCHLDLPQIAVVGGQSAGKSSVLENFVGRDFLPRGSGIVTRRPLILQLIFSKTEYAEFLHCKSKKFTDFDEVRQEIEAETDRVTGTNKGISPVPINLRVYSPHVLNLTLIDLPGITKVPVGDQPQDIEFQIRDMILQFISRESSLILAVTPANMDLANSDALKMAKEVDPQGLRTIGVITKLDLMDEGTDARDVLENKLLPLRRGYIGVVNRSQKDIDGKKDIRAALAAERKFFLSHPAYRHMAERMGTPHLQRVLNQQLTNHIRETLPSLRSKLQSQLLSLEKEVEEYKNFRPDDPARKTKALLQMVQQFGVDFEKRIEGSGDQVDTLELSGGARINRIFHERFPFELVKMEFDEKDLRREISYAIKNIHGVRTGLFTPDLAFEAIVKKQVVKLKEPCLKCVDLVIQELINTVRQCTSKLGSYPRLREETERIVTTHIREREGKTKDQILLLIDIELSYINTNHEDFIGFANAQQRNTQTNKKRAIPNQGEILVIRRGWLTINNISIMKGGSKEYWFVLTAESLSWYKDEEEKEKKYMLPLDNLKIRDVEKGFMSTKHIFAIFNTEQRNVYKDLRQIELACDSQEDVDSWKASFLRAGVYPEKDQVSSRASFLRAGVYPEKDQVSSRASFLRAGVYPEKDQTESEDGAQENTFSMDPQLERQVETIRNLVDSYVGIINKSIRDLMPKTIMHLMINNTKDFIHSELLAFLYSSSDQGSLMEESAEQAQRRDEMLRMYHALKEALAIIGDISTSTVSTPVPPPVDDTWLQPSAGHSPPPQRRPPSALLPPGRPPSLRAPAPGPPLLPLPGGAPPGPAPPAFAAPPIPSRLGPFAAASDPFTAPPQIPARPARIPPGIPPGVPRRPPAAPSRPTIIRPAEPSLLD